DNA sequence from the Hoylesella buccalis ATCC 35310 genome:
CGAAGCGGCCGTGTATCTGGCTGCCAGTCCGAAGAGCAATTCTAGTTATTTGGGCATCGACGCTGCGCTGGCGTTGGTCAAGGAGACGGGTAATTTGCCGGTTCCCCTGCACTTGCGCAATGCGCCCACACAGTTGATGAAGCAACTGGGTTATCATGACGGCTATTTGTACAGTCATGATTATCCCGGACACTTTGTTGAACAACAATATCTGCCTGATGCCGTGAAGGACAGGCGTATGTGGCACGCGCAGCATAGTGCGGCTGAAGAAAAATTATATCAATGGATGCGTCAGTGCTGGGGATCGCGTTATGACGAGACTTCCACGTCGCAAAATGAATCATAGAAAGGAGAATGTTTATGGAAACAAACGAGAAGAAACCCACTGTCAACATTGTTGTTCTGGACGGACATTGTGTCAATCCCGGTGATTTGTCGTGGGATGGATTCAAAGAGCTGGGCCGTCTCACCGTTTACGAACGTACGAAAGCCGAAGAAGTTGTAGAACGTGCGAAGGATGCGCAGATTGTTTTGGTTAACAAGGTGTCCATGAAGGCCGACATCATTGCGCAATTACCCAAGCTGAAATATATCGGTGTGTTAGCAACAGGCTTCAATCACATCGATGTGAAGGCCGCCCAAGAACATGGCGTGATGGTGTGCAACATTCCGTCGTACAGTACATATAGTGTGGCTCAGATGGTATTTGCCAGCATTTTTACCATCACGAACCGGGTAGAGCATTATGCCCAGCAGACACGCGAGGGGCAGTGGTCAAAGCGTAGTGATTTCTGTTACTGGGACACGCCTTTGCTTGAATTGGCTGGAAAGACGATGGGAATTGTCGGATTGGGTAACATCGGGATGAAGGTCGCACGCATCGCTCGTGAGTTTGGCATGGAGGTATATGCCTATACCAGTAAGAATTCGGTGGATCTTCCATCGGGCATCCAAAAGACAACCCTTGACGGCTTGTTCTCGGTGAGTGACATCCTGTCTTTACATTGTCCTTTGTCAGAGCGCACGCGTGAACTCATCAAGGCTGATAACTTACGCAAAATGAAGCATGGCGCCATCTTGATCAATACCGGAAGAGGCCCCTTGGTCAACGAAGCTGATGTTGCCGCAGCCTTGGAAAGCGGTCAGTTGGCCGCCTACGGAGCTGATGTGATGTGCTCGGAGCCACCCGCTGCCGACAATCCATTACTGAAACAACCCAATGCCTTCATCACTCCTCATATTGCATGGGCTACCGTTGAAGCGCGCAGCAGACTGATGAACATTGCCTTGGACAACGTGAAGTGCTTTCTGGAAGGGGCTGCACAAAACGTAGTGAACTGTTGATGGGTGCGCAAGAGATTGCTGCAATCCTTTTTGATGAGTATAATAAAAATCGCATCTAAGTGCGTTTTAAAAGAATATGTTCTATCAAAATCCGGAAATAGTCCACTCTATACAGCAGGGTATAGAGTTTGTTGGGACGTTTGCTTTTGCGATATCTGGCATTCGACACGCAGCAGCCAAGAATTTTGA
Encoded proteins:
- a CDS encoding D-2-hydroxyacid dehydrogenase produces the protein MFMETNEKKPTVNIVVLDGHCVNPGDLSWDGFKELGRLTVYERTKAEEVVERAKDAQIVLVNKVSMKADIIAQLPKLKYIGVLATGFNHIDVKAAQEHGVMVCNIPSYSTYSVAQMVFASIFTITNRVEHYAQQTREGQWSKRSDFCYWDTPLLELAGKTMGIVGLGNIGMKVARIAREFGMEVYAYTSKNSVDLPSGIQKTTLDGLFSVSDILSLHCPLSERTRELIKADNLRKMKHGAILINTGRGPLVNEADVAAALESGQLAAYGADVMCSEPPAADNPLLKQPNAFITPHIAWATVEARSRLMNIALDNVKCFLEGAAQNVVNC